In Fusobacterium nucleatum, the genomic stretch CTTATTGATAATATTTCTTTCATAATTCTCCTTTAATCAGCAGTTGCAGCCTTAATTAATAGTTTTGTATAATCATTTTTAGGTTCTTTTAAAATCTGCATTGTATCATTTTCTTCTATAATATTCCCATCTTTTAAAACTATTATTCTTTCACAAATTTTTGACAATACCTTGATATCATGACTAACATATATCAAAGTTAAACCTTTTTCTTTGCTGATTTTTTTAAGTAATTCTATAAATCTAAATTGATTTACAACATCTAATGAAGTTGTTGGTTCATCAGCTAAAAGTATTTTTATATCTGTACATAGCACTAATACTATTGCAATTCTTTGCCTCATCCCACCTGACAATTCATTGGGATAACTATTTAAGATTCTATCTATATCCTCAAAACCTACATCTAAAAGAAGTTTTTTTATTTCTTTAATCACAAAATCATTTGTTATTTTTTCCTTAGAATGAAATAAATAAGTTTCAAGAAGTTGTTTCTCTATTTTTTCATAAGGGTTTAAAGAATTTATTGAATCTTGAAGTATCATTGAAATATTTTTATGACAAATCTCTTTTCTCTGTTCTTCTGTCATTTTATAAACTTCTATATTTTCAAAAAGAATTATTTTTCCATCTAATATAAATTTTTTCATATCTAAAAAAGAGAGTACAGAATTTAAAAGAGTAGTTTTTCCTGAGCCAGATTCTCCAACTATACCTAAAAATTCTTTTTCTCTTATTTCTATATTTATATTATTTAATATCTTACGATTATTATTTTTTAAAGATACAAAAAAATCCTTTAACTCTAAAATATTTTTCACTCTCAGTTCTCCCTTTTGTCAAAAATTAAATTAAAAGACAGTGATACCCATAAAATACATAATGTTGGAATTATAATTAAAGATGGCTTTCTCACTAAATATATTCTATACTGATATAACATTGCTCCCCAATCTGGCTTTGTATAATCAGAACCTAATCCTATAAATGTTAAAGCTGAATATTGTAATATAACTCCACTTGCTGTATTTCCTAAATTTACAAGTAATCTAGCTAATATATTTACAAAAATTCTTCTAAATAATACAACATACCAAGGAACACCCAATAATTTAGAAGCTAATATATAATCTTTGTTTTTTTCTGTTTTGGTTAAAGCCTCTGATTGATTCATATAATTTCCTATACCAAATATTCCGAGTGAAATTCCAGCAGTAACAGGTGTAATCCCAAAAATTGAAGTTATTATTAATGCTACTATTAAAGTTGGAACAACCATCATTAAATCAACTGTTGACTTTATAATTGTTCCAATATTTCCCTCAAAATACCCTGCTATCATTCCTAAAAAACTTCCAACAAAAAAAGAAAGACTTGTTGCAATAGCAACAACTTCTAATGTTCTAAATCCTCCAATAATTATTAAAGAAAAAACATCTCTTCCTAAATCATCTGTTCCAAAGAAATTCTCTTTTGAAAAACCTAAAAATACTGAATCTAAATTTATATCTGCATTTAATTTTGAGGAAAAAATTAACAATATAATTACTAAAAATATATTAATAAATATCAATTTCTTAGTCATTTATTCCCCTTCTCTCTTAAAAAACTTAATAAAAAATCAAACATTAAATGAACAAAAAACATATAAATACAAATTAAAAATATATAGGCTTGAATCACGTTATAATCCCTATTTACTATGCTATTTATCAAAAAATAACTTATCCCAGGAATTGCAAAACTAAATTCTACAACAGCACTTCCACCTACAACTGATGAAAATTTTGAAATACTTGCTGAAAATAAAGAGTAAAGTGCTGGTTTATAACAATGTCTTAATAAAACATAATTTATATTAAAACCTCTAATTAAATAAAATTTAACAAAAGTTTCTTCTTTCATCTCAACAAATAAATCTCTAACAATTCTACTTAAATTTCCAATTTGATATAAAACTAATATCATTATTGAAAATACTATACCATAGAATTTTCCACCAATAAAAAATTTTATTAGTTGTGTTTTAACACCAAAATAATAGATAATAAAGATTGCTATTATAAAAGATGGTATACTAAGTGTCAAAATTGATATAGTTCTTGTCATTTTATCAAAAAAGCCCTTTTCCTTTATAGCTGCTAAATATCCAAGGAAAAATGAAAGTATTATTGATAGAAATAAAGAGCCTAGCCCAATAATTAAAGAATATGGTAATCTCCTTAGCATTTCCTCTTTAACTGGTAGTTTTGTTATAAAAGAAATTCCCCAATTCCCTTTTAAAAAATCTTTTATCCAAACTATATACTGTTTAAAAAGGCTTTGGTCTAATTTGTAATATGAAGTTAATAACTTTCTATTTTCTTCTGTCAATGGAAGATTATAGTGTTGTAATAACATATCAACTGGACTAACTGGAATAAATCTAACTATTAAAAATGTTATTACACTTAAAATAAACATAATACCTAACCATTTCAAAATAAACTTCACTTTTTCCTCCATAAAAACTAAAAGGCTAGTGTATACCTTTTATAGCATAGGTAAATAAAAAATAAGTGAGTTACGAATGTAGATTTTAAGAACATAATCAAATATTTTTAAAGTAGGCTACTGCAACATCCATTAATGTTGAGAGAGCATTTTG encodes the following:
- a CDS encoding ABC transporter permease, which encodes MTKKLIFINIFLVIILLIFSSKLNADINLDSVFLGFSKENFFGTDDLGRDVFSLIIIGGFRTLEVVAIATSLSFFVGSFLGMIAGYFEGNIGTIIKSTVDLMMVVPTLIVALIITSIFGITPVTAGISLGIFGIGNYMNQSEALTKTEKNKDYILASKLLGVPWYVVLFRRIFVNILARLLVNLGNTASGVILQYSALTFIGLGSDYTKPDWGAMLYQYRIYLVRKPSLIIIPTLCILWVSLSFNLIFDKREN
- a CDS encoding dipeptide/oligopeptide/nickel ABC transporter ATP-binding protein gives rise to the protein MKNILELKDFFVSLKNNNRKILNNINIEIREKEFLGIVGESGSGKTTLLNSVLSFLDMKKFILDGKIILFENIEVYKMTEEQRKEICHKNISMILQDSINSLNPYEKIEKQLLETYLFHSKEKITNDFVIKEIKKLLLDVGFEDIDRILNSYPNELSGGMRQRIAIVLVLCTDIKILLADEPTTSLDVVNQFRFIELLKKISKEKGLTLIYVSHDIKVLSKICERIIVLKDGNIIEENDTMQILKEPKNDYTKLLIKAATAD
- a CDS encoding ABC transporter permease; amino-acid sequence: MKFILKWLGIMFILSVITFLIVRFIPVSPVDMLLQHYNLPLTEENRKLLTSYYKLDQSLFKQYIVWIKDFLKGNWGISFITKLPVKEEMLRRLPYSLIIGLGSLFLSIILSFFLGYLAAIKEKGFFDKMTRTISILTLSIPSFIIAIFIIYYFGVKTQLIKFFIGGKFYGIVFSIMILVLYQIGNLSRIVRDLFVEMKEETFVKFYLIRGFNINYVLLRHCYKPALYSLFSASISKFSSVVGGSAVVEFSFAIPGISYFLINSIVNRDYNVIQAYIFLICIYMFFVHLMFDFLLSFLREKGNK